One Micromonospora eburnea genomic region harbors:
- a CDS encoding type I polyketide synthase, with translation MDAMADFDTADQIAIVGMAGRFPGADDPDALWRLLAGRGDAIVGVPAQRWDATAQLDPEREIQAVGGFLDGVDQFDAGFFGISPREAEDIDPQQRLMLEMTWRALEDAGQPAAALAGTRTGVYVGASWHDYEIARRDRGAPTSQHSLVGNALDVIAARVSYALGLRGPSLTVETGCSSSLVALHLAAQALRSGEIDAAVVGGVNLILAPDVSIGLTHFGGLSPDGRCAAFAADANGFVRGEGVAVVLVKRLDRALREGARVHGVLVRSVVNNDGGGESLVTPSPDGQRELLRLAYGDGAVPLDRVGYVEAHGTGTGRGDPIEAGAIGEVLGRDRTVGPLPIGSIKTNIGHLEAAAGMAGLFKVLLALRHRTVPPSLHSATLNPEIPFDELNVTVVREPLALPADEPVYLGVNSFGWGGTNAHVVLGPAPARAGTALAEPPDTGLPPMVPLSARQQPALARLAGELADRLPGTDADVAEVAGTLAWHRDHFPVRAAVVADRPAALRDGLARLAAAGADQPEEPDLPTGRAVPHRRTAFVFPGQGSQWRGMGRELYKSSPVFADVIRRCADALRPHVTWDLTAVVADEAGDEWTTRIDMLQPTLWAMSLGLAELWRANGVHPDLVLGHSQGEITAATLAGALSYADGALLMARRSAIARRTSGRGLMLAVDLDRDGAREALKGFEDTVSLAVHNGPRSCVLSGDRDDVLMLKELLEAEEVFCRLVNVDYASHSPQMAELRDDLLTALAPVRPVAGAVPLLSTVQVGLLGGTELDAAYWVENLCRPVLFADAMRQAFDDGITHVVEVSPHPVLTPAVEQLAVERAEPVAVLSTLRRDNGTAEDMARALARSYVAGLAPFGGLPRGRRVDLPGYPMQPERYWPAARPRRSGGSRGFEVELSPAPGQVDTWHAPVGLALGEQPWLADHRVHDAVVLPGTAMLALLLLAARARTGGRPGSLDEVAFAREVTFAGEDVRLTVEWRDDVTEGGSVRLLHLPDGGGSWTAAATARASYRPVTDPADDYPAWADDVAPTDADDFYRDWAARGLRYGPAFRPVRALRVHPDGAEAVGEVVLADRLRAGNRPHTPHPALADGALQVALALCPGEDAVVPVAVDRILLHADLDNPPTTVHSHVVRHDTEHYDVHVFDDQRQPVLTLRGLRLRPLTRTVAGTDDAARLHRLTWTTGEPPAVSAATGRWLVCGPAARGELVTALRAAGVDPVDDGNDLLATDTRAEATGVVFVAPDADAGLGAQRQGLLRLTAVARACAGRGVPPRFAVVTTRAQAVTPDDRPDPGAALYWGYLRALRREHGELDPRLIDVDQTAPDWAARCAAELLGGEDDQVALRADGRRVGRLARGDLAEEDGGELSAPRTTAQPFRVTAARPGRWESVAPVPLARRAPGPGEVEVEVTATGLNFIDVMKAVGTYPDPSGGADALGGECAGRVVAVGDGVTEPRPGDRVAACAFGSLASHVTVRAEHTRPVPAQLADTEAAALPLAYATAWYALADLGRLAPGETVLVHSAAGGVGLAAVQVAHALGGRVVATAGSEAKRAHLRALGVADVFDSRDLGWAAQVRAATDGRGVDVVLNSLTGAAIPLGLDLLAEDGRFVEIGKKDIYAGRPIGLDVFRKGITLSAVDLAGLMDRRPERFARLLADVWHRITDGTLPPLPTRVSPFAEAAEALREMSHGNHIGKLVVADPTTVGTVAAVPLPAGRLRPDTYLISGGLGALGLSLAEFLVAHGAGALVLLGRSAPNPAAQARVAALRRSAAVEVLRCDVSDEAALRRALDGVRATLPPVRGVFHAAGLLDDATVGTLTAEQVSRVLAPKVDGALALDAVTADDPLDLFVLFSSAAALIGNAGQAAYGAANAWLDAFAEARRRSGRPALSVQWGPFGDVGLAAADENRGARLAERGMESFATDEAWPALLRMLGRDEPVVGYVPLNLRRWFDAYPDTAGLPSWQWLRAAARDGETAGPSHGFRAALMQAPAAERAPLAETKVRELAGRVLRLDADRVDRETPFKDLGLDSLMGLELRNRLEQAFGLRLSPTLLWTYGTARALAGALCEQLTRTAEQSGAEQTGAGPDGDPADQHAPSTAG, from the coding sequence ATGGACGCGATGGCAGACTTCGACACGGCAGACCAGATCGCGATCGTCGGCATGGCCGGCCGGTTCCCTGGCGCCGACGACCCGGACGCCCTGTGGCGCCTGCTGGCCGGGCGCGGCGACGCCATCGTCGGCGTACCCGCGCAGCGGTGGGACGCCACGGCCCAACTGGACCCGGAACGTGAGATCCAGGCCGTGGGCGGCTTTCTCGACGGCGTGGACCAGTTCGACGCCGGATTCTTCGGCATCTCGCCCCGCGAGGCCGAGGACATCGACCCGCAGCAGCGGCTCATGCTGGAGATGACCTGGCGGGCGCTGGAGGACGCCGGGCAGCCGGCCGCCGCGCTCGCCGGCACCCGCACCGGCGTCTACGTCGGCGCGTCCTGGCACGACTACGAGATCGCCCGGCGGGACCGGGGCGCCCCGACCAGCCAGCACAGTCTGGTGGGCAACGCGCTCGACGTGATCGCCGCCCGCGTGTCGTACGCGTTGGGGCTGCGCGGCCCCAGCCTGACGGTGGAGACCGGCTGTTCGTCCTCGCTGGTCGCCCTGCACCTCGCCGCGCAGGCGCTGCGCTCCGGGGAGATCGACGCGGCCGTGGTCGGCGGGGTGAACCTGATCCTCGCGCCCGACGTGTCGATCGGACTGACCCACTTCGGCGGACTCTCCCCGGACGGCCGGTGCGCCGCCTTCGCCGCCGACGCGAACGGCTTCGTCCGCGGTGAGGGAGTCGCCGTCGTCCTGGTCAAGCGGCTGGACCGGGCGCTGCGGGAGGGTGCCCGGGTACACGGGGTGCTGGTGCGCTCGGTGGTCAACAACGACGGGGGCGGGGAGAGCCTGGTCACCCCGAGCCCGGACGGGCAGCGCGAACTGCTCCGCCTCGCGTACGGCGACGGAGCGGTGCCGCTGGACCGGGTCGGCTACGTCGAGGCCCACGGCACCGGCACCGGGCGCGGCGACCCGATCGAGGCCGGCGCCATCGGCGAGGTGCTCGGTCGGGACCGTACGGTCGGGCCGCTGCCGATCGGCTCGATCAAGACCAACATCGGCCACCTCGAGGCCGCCGCCGGGATGGCCGGCCTGTTCAAGGTCCTGCTCGCGCTGCGCCACCGCACGGTGCCGCCCAGCCTGCACTCCGCCACGTTGAACCCGGAGATCCCGTTCGACGAGCTGAACGTCACCGTGGTCCGGGAACCGCTGGCACTCCCCGCCGACGAGCCGGTCTACCTCGGAGTCAACTCCTTCGGCTGGGGCGGCACCAACGCCCACGTCGTGCTCGGCCCGGCCCCCGCGCGCGCCGGCACCGCGCTCGCCGAGCCGCCGGACACCGGGCTGCCGCCGATGGTGCCGCTCTCCGCCCGGCAGCAGCCGGCGCTGGCCCGGCTGGCCGGGGAACTCGCCGACCGGCTGCCCGGCACGGATGCCGACGTCGCCGAGGTCGCCGGAACCCTGGCCTGGCACCGGGACCACTTCCCGGTCCGCGCGGCGGTGGTGGCCGACCGGCCGGCCGCGCTGCGCGACGGGCTGGCCCGGCTCGCCGCCGCCGGCGCGGACCAACCCGAGGAGCCCGACCTGCCCACCGGCCGGGCGGTGCCGCACCGGCGCACCGCGTTCGTCTTCCCCGGTCAGGGCTCGCAGTGGCGGGGGATGGGGCGGGAACTCTACAAGAGCAGCCCGGTCTTCGCCGACGTGATCCGACGCTGCGCCGACGCGCTGCGCCCGCACGTCACCTGGGACCTGACCGCGGTCGTCGCCGACGAGGCGGGCGACGAGTGGACCACCCGCATCGACATGCTCCAGCCGACGCTCTGGGCGATGTCGCTCGGCCTGGCCGAACTGTGGCGGGCCAACGGCGTACACCCGGACCTGGTGCTCGGCCACAGCCAGGGCGAGATCACGGCAGCTACCCTGGCCGGCGCGCTCTCGTACGCCGACGGCGCGCTGCTGATGGCCCGGCGCAGCGCCATCGCCCGGCGCACCTCCGGGCGGGGCCTGATGCTCGCGGTCGACCTGGACCGCGACGGAGCCCGGGAGGCGCTGAAGGGCTTCGAGGACACGGTCTCCCTCGCCGTGCACAACGGGCCACGCTCCTGCGTGCTCTCCGGTGACCGGGACGACGTGTTGATGCTCAAGGAGCTGCTGGAGGCCGAGGAGGTCTTCTGCCGGCTGGTCAACGTCGACTACGCCTCGCACAGCCCGCAGATGGCGGAACTCCGCGACGACCTGCTCACCGCGTTGGCGCCGGTACGCCCGGTCGCCGGCGCCGTCCCGCTGCTCTCCACCGTCCAGGTGGGGCTGCTCGGCGGCACCGAACTCGACGCCGCGTACTGGGTGGAGAACCTCTGCCGCCCGGTGCTGTTCGCCGACGCCATGCGGCAGGCCTTCGACGACGGCATCACCCACGTCGTCGAGGTCAGCCCGCACCCGGTGCTCACCCCCGCGGTCGAACAGCTCGCCGTCGAGCGCGCCGAGCCGGTCGCCGTGCTGTCCACCCTGCGCCGGGACAACGGCACCGCCGAGGACATGGCCCGGGCGTTGGCCCGGTCGTACGTCGCCGGGCTGGCCCCCTTCGGCGGGCTGCCCCGGGGCCGCCGGGTGGACCTGCCGGGCTACCCGATGCAACCGGAGCGGTACTGGCCGGCGGCTCGGCCCCGGCGCAGCGGCGGCAGCCGTGGCTTCGAGGTCGAGCTGTCCCCGGCGCCCGGTCAGGTCGACACCTGGCACGCCCCGGTCGGACTGGCGCTGGGCGAGCAGCCCTGGCTGGCCGACCACCGGGTGCACGACGCGGTGGTGCTGCCCGGCACCGCCATGCTGGCGTTGTTGCTGCTGGCCGCCCGGGCGCGGACCGGCGGCCGGCCGGGCAGCCTCGACGAGGTGGCGTTCGCCCGGGAGGTCACCTTCGCCGGCGAGGACGTCCGACTGACCGTGGAGTGGCGCGACGACGTCACCGAGGGCGGCAGCGTACGCCTGCTGCACCTGCCCGACGGCGGCGGGAGCTGGACGGCGGCGGCCACCGCCCGTGCCTCGTACCGGCCGGTCACCGACCCGGCCGACGACTATCCCGCCTGGGCGGACGACGTGGCCCCGACCGACGCGGACGACTTCTACCGCGACTGGGCCGCCCGGGGACTGCGCTACGGCCCGGCGTTCCGCCCGGTACGCGCGCTGCGGGTGCATCCCGACGGCGCGGAGGCGGTCGGCGAGGTGGTCCTGGCCGACCGGCTACGGGCCGGCAACCGGCCGCACACCCCGCATCCGGCGCTCGCCGACGGCGCCCTCCAGGTGGCGCTCGCGCTCTGCCCCGGCGAGGACGCCGTGGTGCCGGTCGCGGTCGACCGGATCCTGCTCCACGCCGACCTCGACAACCCGCCGACCACCGTCCACTCGCACGTGGTCCGGCACGACACCGAGCACTACGACGTGCACGTCTTCGACGACCAGCGGCAGCCGGTGCTCACCCTGCGCGGGCTTCGGCTGCGACCGCTGACCCGGACCGTGGCCGGCACCGACGACGCGGCTCGGCTGCACCGGCTGACCTGGACGACGGGCGAGCCGCCCGCCGTGTCGGCGGCCACCGGCCGGTGGCTGGTCTGCGGACCGGCCGCGCGCGGCGAGCTGGTCACCGCCCTGCGCGCGGCCGGCGTCGACCCGGTCGACGACGGCAACGACCTGCTCGCCACCGACACCCGCGCGGAGGCGACCGGGGTGGTCTTCGTCGCGCCGGACGCCGACGCCGGGCTCGGTGCGCAGCGGCAGGGCCTGCTGCGGCTCACCGCCGTGGCCCGCGCCTGCGCCGGGCGGGGCGTCCCGCCCCGGTTCGCCGTGGTCACCACGCGGGCGCAGGCGGTCACGCCGGACGACCGGCCCGACCCGGGTGCCGCCCTGTACTGGGGCTACCTGCGGGCGCTGCGCCGGGAACACGGCGAACTCGACCCACGGCTGATCGACGTCGATCAAACCGCCCCCGACTGGGCCGCCCGCTGCGCGGCCGAGCTGCTCGGTGGGGAGGACGACCAGGTGGCGCTGCGCGCCGACGGGCGCCGGGTCGGCCGGCTGGCCCGCGGCGACCTCGCCGAGGAGGACGGCGGCGAGTTGTCCGCCCCGCGTACGACGGCGCAGCCGTTCCGGGTCACCGCCGCCCGGCCGGGACGGTGGGAATCCGTGGCCCCCGTCCCGCTGGCCCGGCGCGCGCCCGGCCCCGGCGAGGTCGAGGTGGAGGTCACCGCCACCGGGCTCAACTTCATCGACGTCATGAAGGCCGTCGGGACGTACCCCGACCCGTCCGGCGGCGCGGACGCGCTCGGCGGCGAGTGTGCCGGCCGGGTCGTCGCGGTGGGCGACGGAGTCACCGAGCCCCGACCCGGCGACCGGGTGGCCGCCTGCGCCTTCGGGTCGCTGGCCAGCCACGTAACCGTACGGGCCGAGCACACCCGGCCGGTGCCGGCGCAGCTGGCCGACACCGAGGCCGCGGCGCTGCCGCTGGCCTACGCGACCGCCTGGTACGCGCTGGCCGACCTGGGCCGCCTCGCGCCCGGCGAGACGGTGCTGGTGCACTCGGCCGCCGGCGGGGTCGGCCTGGCCGCGGTCCAGGTGGCCCACGCCCTCGGCGGCCGGGTCGTGGCCACCGCGGGCAGCGAGGCCAAGCGCGCCCACCTGCGGGCGCTCGGCGTGGCCGACGTCTTCGACTCGCGCGACCTGGGCTGGGCCGCGCAGGTCCGCGCGGCGACCGACGGCCGGGGCGTGGACGTGGTGCTCAACTCGCTCACCGGTGCGGCCATCCCGCTCGGGCTGGACCTGCTCGCCGAGGACGGCCGCTTCGTGGAGATCGGCAAGAAGGACATCTACGCCGGGCGGCCGATCGGCCTGGACGTCTTCCGCAAGGGCATTACGCTCAGCGCCGTCGACCTCGCCGGGCTGATGGACCGGCGGCCGGAGCGGTTCGCCCGGCTCCTCGCCGATGTCTGGCACCGGATCACCGACGGCACCCTGCCGCCGCTGCCCACCCGGGTCAGCCCGTTCGCCGAGGCGGCCGAGGCGCTGCGGGAGATGTCGCACGGCAACCACATCGGCAAGCTGGTGGTCGCCGACCCGACCACCGTCGGCACGGTCGCCGCGGTGCCGCTGCCGGCGGGACGCCTGCGCCCCGACACGTACCTGATCAGCGGTGGCCTCGGGGCGCTCGGCCTCTCCCTCGCCGAGTTCCTCGTCGCGCACGGGGCCGGCGCGCTGGTGCTGCTCGGCCGTTCGGCGCCGAACCCCGCGGCGCAGGCCCGGGTGGCGGCGCTGCGTCGCTCGGCCGCCGTCGAGGTGCTCCGGTGCGACGTCTCCGACGAGGCCGCGTTGCGTCGGGCGCTGGACGGAGTACGCGCCACCCTGCCGCCGGTGCGTGGAGTGTTCCACGCCGCCGGTCTGCTCGACGACGCCACCGTCGGCACGCTCACCGCCGAGCAGGTGAGCCGGGTGCTCGCGCCCAAGGTGGACGGGGCGCTGGCCCTCGACGCGGTCACCGCCGACGACCCTCTGGACCTGTTCGTCCTCTTCTCCTCGGCCGCCGCGCTGATCGGCAACGCCGGCCAGGCGGCGTACGGGGCGGCGAACGCCTGGCTGGACGCCTTCGCCGAGGCCCGGCGGCGGTCCGGTCGCCCCGCGCTCAGCGTGCAGTGGGGCCCGTTCGGCGACGTCGGGCTGGCCGCGGCCGACGAGAACCGGGGCGCCCGGCTCGCCGAGCGGGGCATGGAGAGCTTCGCCACCGACGAGGCGTGGCCGGCGCTGCTGCGGATGCTCGGCCGCGACGAGCCGGTCGTCGGGTACGTGCCGCTGAACCTGCGCCGCTGGTTCGACGCCTACCCGGACACCGCCGGGCTGCCCAGTTGGCAGTGGCTGCGAGCGGCGGCCCGGGACGGCGAGACCGCCGGTCCGTCGCACGGCTTCCGGGCCGCGCTGATGCAGGCGCCGGCCGCGGAACGGGCCCCGCTGGCCGAGACCAAGGTCCGCGAACTCGCCGGCCGGGTGCTGCGGCTGGACGCCGACCGGGTCGACCGGGAAACGCCGTTCAAGGACCTCGGCCTGGACTCGCTCATGGGCCTCGAACTGCGTAACCGGCTGGAGCAGGCGTTCGGCCTGCGGCTGTCGCCCACGCTGCTGTGGACGTACGGCACCGCCCGGGCGCTGGCCGGGGCGCTCTGCGAGCAGCTCACCCGGACCGCCGAGCAGTCCGGCGCGGAACAGACCGGGGCCGGCCCGGACGGCGACCCCGCCGACCAGCACGCGCCGAGCACCGCCGGCTGA